The genomic stretch CAAATATTCCCATACGTTGGTCAGTTTGGGATGGATTCTTATTGTATTGGAGTTGGGATTGTTGGCGTTTTTCATTTTACATATTGTCTATGCCATATCTATCCGGTTAAGCGGGAAAAAAGCCCGACCGGTTGGATATTATAAAATAAAGAGTGCTGGAAAACCCGGCCGGAAAACCATTGCTTCTACCAACATGTTGATAACCGGCGTGGTTATCCTGGTCTTTACCGTTATTCACCTGAAGACTTTTAAATTTGGGCCGGAATATAAAACCGTGGTGGATGGAATCGAAATGAGAGATTTACACCGATTGGTTGTAGAAGTTTTCCAAAAGCCGGGGTACGTCCTCTGGTATGTGGTGGCCATGGTCTTCCTGGGATATCATTTGAGCTTTGGTTTTTGGAGTGCTTTTCAATCTTTAGGTATTCATCATCCACGTTGGACACCGGCCCTCTATACCCTCGGTTATGTGCTGGCTATCCTGCTTGCGGCGGGATATATAGGCATACCGATTTGGATTTATTTTATGGGAGGTACTCAATGACACTCGATGCCAGAATTCCCAGTGGTCCTATTCAAGAAAAATGGGACCGACGTAAATTCGAAGTAAAGTTGGTTAATCCGGCCAATAAGCGTAAATATACCCTTTTGGTTGTAGGTACCGGGCTGGCCGGGGCGTCTGCGGCAGCTTCCCTGGCAGAGTTGGGTTATAATGTTAAAAGCTTCTTTTTTCACGATTCACCCCGAAGAGCCCATAGCATCGCAGCTCAGGGGGGTATCAATGCGGCTAAAAATTACCGAAACGATGGGGATAGCGTTTGGAGACTCTTCTACGATACCATCAAGGGAGGCGACTATCGCTCCCGGGAAGCCAATGTTTATCGACTCGCCCAGTTAAGTTGCAACATCATTGATCAGTGTGTGGCACAAGGAGTTCCCTTTGCACGGGAATACGGAGGGCTTCTTGATACCAGATCTTTTGGAGGGGCGCAGGTTTCCCGTACCTTTTATGCCCGTGGACAGACCGGTCAACAACTCTTATTGGGGGCTTATGGAGCCTTGATGCGCCAGGTTGATGCCGGACGAGTAACCCTGTATCCCCGGCGGGAAATGCTGGATCTGGTTGTGATTAACGGAAAAGCCCGGGGAATTGTAGCCCGAAACCTCATCACCGGAGATATCGAATCCTATGTGGGAGATGCTGTTGTGCTGGCGACGGGTGGTTATGGAAATATCTATTACCTCTCCACCAATGCTAAAAACTCCAACGCAACCGCCATCTGGCGATGTTACAAGCGGGGAGCGTTTTTTGCAAATCCCTGCTTTACCCAAATTCATCCTACTTGTATTC from Candidatus Limnocylindrales bacterium encodes the following:
- a CDS encoding succinate dehydrogenase cytochrome b subunit, which encodes MISLKSSTPSVLKTSIIRKIVTGLTGLGLFIFVIFHLLGNLLLFNKDPAPYNKYSHTLVSLGWILIVLELGLLAFFILHIVYAISIRLSGKKARPVGYYKIKSAGKPGRKTIASTNMLITGVVILVFTVIHLKTFKFGPEYKTVVDGIEMRDLHRLVVEVFQKPGYVLWYVVAMVFLGYHLSFGFWSAFQSLGIHHPRWTPALYTLGYVLAILLAAGYIGIPIWIYFMGGTQ